In Haloarcula sp. H-GB4, a single genomic region encodes these proteins:
- a CDS encoding endonuclease V, with translation MHPVRPEFVPDPSLSKTEMEELQRDIAEVAQFEDDMDALPEAITRAGDAPDVDQATLSTSSDDRTDPPLIAGVDQAFVDDKAVSAVVVRQNGEVIERVSAVKRTEIPYIPGLLSFREGGAILAAFAELETDPDVVLVDGSGRIHFREAGLATHIGVTLDVPTIGVAKSLLCGTPERSLDETYPEGTRIPIAADDSVETCPDGTVIGHALQTRQYDSPNRHINPLIVSPGHRVSARTAADTVDATADGYKLPEPTRLADSYADEAKATVE, from the coding sequence ATGCACCCGGTTCGCCCCGAGTTCGTCCCCGACCCGTCGCTCTCGAAGACTGAGATGGAGGAGTTGCAACGCGACATCGCGGAAGTCGCGCAGTTCGAGGATGACATGGACGCTTTGCCCGAGGCGATCACGCGCGCCGGAGACGCACCAGACGTCGACCAGGCGACACTGAGCACCAGCTCCGACGACCGAACGGACCCGCCCCTCATCGCTGGCGTCGATCAGGCGTTCGTTGACGACAAGGCTGTCTCGGCTGTTGTCGTGCGACAGAACGGCGAGGTCATCGAGCGAGTCAGTGCCGTGAAGCGAACCGAGATTCCGTACATTCCCGGTCTGCTGTCGTTCCGCGAAGGCGGCGCAATCCTGGCCGCGTTTGCGGAGTTGGAGACCGACCCCGACGTGGTACTCGTCGACGGCAGCGGCCGCATCCACTTCCGGGAAGCCGGGCTGGCGACACACATCGGCGTCACACTGGACGTGCCGACCATCGGCGTTGCCAAGAGTCTCCTCTGTGGTACGCCGGAGCGGTCCCTCGATGAGACGTATCCAGAAGGAACGCGGATTCCGATTGCAGCCGACGACAGCGTCGAGACTTGCCCCGACGGGACAGTCATTGGCCACGCACTCCAGACGCGCCAGTACGACTCACCGAATCGGCACATCAATCCGCTCATCGTCAGCCCCGGCCATCGCGTCAGCGCACGCACGGCCGCGGATACCGTCGACGCCACTGCCGACGGCTACAAACTCCCCGAGCCGACCCGACTGGCCGACAGCTACGCCGACGAGGCGAAGGCAACCGTCGAGTAG
- a CDS encoding rhomboid family intramembrane serine protease: MSECDACGKQENMPYQCGHCGGTYCAEHRLPEAHDCPGLDNWSDPGGVFDSGFDESVDTGQTSGSGGVADRFGIDTGPGGPLAYFRGNVTYLFLAIMGIVFMLEHVVLFSLGEEAFQTLFVLRPDHPEYVWTWVTSVFSHAAPFGFYHIFGNGIIIYFFGRIVEQQIGSKKFAIFFLVSGALAGLGQIAIQAVQGTSAGVLGASGAALAIMAFLTVLKPDLRVYLYFLIPVPIWAITGFYFLLSIFGSLNPMGAGLLGGNIAHLAHLIGLIIGLWYGQKIKGQTRMPGQIQFGGGGGPGGPGGPGGPGRRRP, from the coding sequence ATGTCGGAGTGCGATGCCTGTGGAAAGCAGGAGAACATGCCGTACCAGTGTGGGCACTGTGGGGGGACCTACTGTGCGGAACACCGGCTTCCCGAGGCCCACGATTGCCCCGGACTGGACAACTGGAGCGATCCGGGCGGCGTGTTCGACAGCGGGTTCGACGAGAGTGTAGATACTGGCCAGACCTCCGGGAGCGGCGGTGTCGCTGACCGGTTCGGTATCGACACCGGGCCCGGCGGGCCGCTGGCGTACTTTCGGGGGAACGTCACGTACCTGTTCCTGGCGATTATGGGCATCGTGTTCATGCTTGAACATGTCGTTCTCTTTTCGCTCGGGGAAGAGGCGTTCCAGACGCTGTTTGTCCTCCGCCCGGACCACCCCGAGTACGTCTGGACTTGGGTTACGTCCGTGTTCTCCCATGCCGCCCCCTTTGGATTCTATCACATCTTCGGGAACGGGATCATCATCTACTTCTTCGGCCGGATCGTCGAGCAGCAGATCGGATCGAAGAAGTTCGCGATCTTCTTCCTCGTGTCCGGCGCGCTGGCGGGCCTCGGACAGATCGCAATCCAGGCAGTGCAGGGAACGTCTGCTGGTGTCCTTGGAGCCAGCGGCGCGGCGCTGGCAATCATGGCGTTTCTGACCGTCCTGAAACCCGACCTGCGCGTCTACCTGTACTTCCTGATTCCCGTCCCGATCTGGGCAATCACCGGCTTCTACTTCCTGTTGAGCATCTTCGGGTCGCTCAATCCGATGGGGGCCGGCCTGCTCGGTGGCAACATCGCGCACCTTGCCCACCTCATCGGCCTCATCATCGGGCTCTGGTACGGCCAGAAAATCAAGGGACAGACCCGGATGCCCGGCCAGATACAGTTCGGCGGTGGTGGCGGCCCTGGTGGACCGGGTGGTCCCGGCGGTCCGGGCCGGCGTCGTCCGTGA
- a CDS encoding response regulator has product MASEEQWWLGDKTVELPSTAISGSRRAATRHTPLLRTESVDRRDEMRTEVPIPLAKVEQSQQCTVLHVDDDPQVGELVEVYLERINDDFDVVTKASAVAALDFLRTEQVDCIVSDYDMPNTDGLEFLELVRKQYQDIPFILFTGKGSEEIASEAIASGVTDYMQKGGRSDTYDVLANRIENAVEQHRTEQRFWNALSWYQRLVEQELAGVCIIQDGTFVYVNQKLADIFGYDQSELIDESPALLTAEGDGDRLPESLRTADSDELDTFHSEFEGRQADGETRTIEVSGGSIEYDGEPAWIGVLRDAESNPDVGE; this is encoded by the coding sequence ATGGCTTCTGAGGAGCAGTGGTGGCTCGGCGACAAGACAGTGGAGCTCCCCAGCACGGCCATCAGTGGAAGCCGACGCGCGGCAACGCGGCATACACCGCTTCTCCGGACCGAATCAGTGGACCGGCGTGACGAGATGCGGACAGAGGTCCCGATTCCGCTGGCGAAAGTCGAGCAGTCCCAGCAGTGTACTGTGTTGCACGTCGACGACGATCCACAGGTCGGTGAACTGGTCGAGGTGTATCTCGAACGTATCAATGACGACTTCGATGTCGTGACGAAGGCCAGCGCTGTCGCCGCGCTTGATTTCCTCCGGACAGAGCAAGTCGACTGTATCGTCAGCGATTACGATATGCCGAACACTGATGGGCTGGAGTTTCTTGAGCTGGTCCGCAAGCAGTATCAGGACATTCCATTTATTCTGTTCACTGGCAAGGGTAGCGAGGAAATTGCGAGCGAGGCAATTGCGTCGGGCGTTACGGACTATATGCAGAAGGGAGGCCGGTCAGACACATACGATGTTCTCGCCAACCGAATCGAGAATGCCGTCGAGCAACATCGCACCGAGCAGCGGTTCTGGAACGCCCTCTCGTGGTATCAACGGCTCGTCGAACAGGAGCTCGCGGGCGTCTGTATTATTCAGGACGGGACGTTTGTCTACGTGAACCAGAAGCTGGCCGACATTTTCGGCTATGACCAGAGTGAACTCATCGACGAATCGCCGGCTCTCCTCACAGCGGAGGGCGACGGCGACAGACTGCCCGAGTCACTTCGAACAGCGGACTCAGACGAACTGGATACGTTCCATTCGGAGTTTGAGGGCCGACAGGCCGACGGGGAAACGCGTACCATCGAGGTGTCCGGCGGGTCCATTGAGTACGATGGCGAACCGGCGTGGATTGGTGTACTTCGGGACGCCGAAAGCAACCCCGACGTTGGCGAGTGA
- a CDS encoding SDR family oxidoreductase produces MAKTVLITGASSGIGRASAEAFLADDWTVWATAREESDIEDLDHTGCKTAELDVTNPRECERVVEALIESEGRLDCLVNNAGYAQFGAVEDVSTAALHEQFDVNLYGPHRLIREALPHMRARDNGTIVNVSSVAGRIAFPNQGGYAASKFALEGLSDALRMEVEEFGIDVVLVEPGPVETNFDNRADEELDNLDTSGAYDWLYQAHEDSNLVGIQDALSVTPGTVALTIRDAANASDPEPRYPVGQGAQLLLMLDYLPAQWRDAAFGVIRKLTS; encoded by the coding sequence ATGGCGAAGACGGTGCTGATTACGGGGGCGTCCTCGGGTATCGGGCGGGCGAGTGCCGAGGCGTTCCTGGCCGACGACTGGACTGTCTGGGCGACCGCCCGCGAGGAATCGGACATCGAAGACCTCGACCACACAGGCTGTAAAACCGCTGAACTTGACGTGACAAACCCACGGGAGTGCGAGCGGGTCGTCGAGGCGCTTATCGAGTCCGAAGGGCGGCTCGATTGTCTCGTGAACAACGCCGGCTACGCACAGTTTGGTGCGGTCGAGGACGTATCGACGGCGGCGCTACACGAGCAGTTCGACGTGAACCTCTACGGCCCGCACCGACTCATCCGTGAGGCACTCCCGCATATGCGTGCTCGGGACAACGGGACTATCGTCAATGTCTCCAGCGTCGCGGGCCGTATTGCGTTCCCGAACCAGGGCGGCTACGCCGCCTCGAAGTTCGCGCTTGAGGGGCTCAGCGACGCGCTCCGGATGGAGGTCGAGGAGTTCGGCATCGACGTGGTGCTCGTCGAACCTGGGCCGGTTGAGACCAACTTCGACAACCGCGCCGACGAAGAACTCGACAACCTCGATACGTCCGGCGCGTACGACTGGCTGTATCAGGCCCACGAGGACTCAAATCTCGTCGGTATTCAGGACGCGCTCTCTGTCACGCCCGGGACGGTTGCGCTGACTATCCGCGACGCTGCCAACGCCAGCGATCCCGAACCGCGGTATCCCGTCGGACAGGGCGCACAGCTACTTCTCATGCTCGATTACCTACCAGCGCAGTGGCGCGATGCAGCGTTCGGCGTCATCCGGAAGCTGACAAGCTAA